Proteins from one Candidatus Binatia bacterium genomic window:
- a CDS encoding NAD(P)/FAD-dependent oxidoreductase produces the protein MSKSYDVIIIGAGHNGLTHAAYLAKAGKTVLVLERRHVIGGAAVTEEIHPGFKYSVCSYVVSLLRPEVIRELDLAKFGLEVIPLDSTFTPLPDGNYLARWGDHDKTRREIMRHSSTDPEAYDQFGKLMHRMAMAVKPLLSMVPPDPNSLNPRELLKLLGMYRHFRKLGADLPYELTKLMSMSSADYLDEWFETEALKATMSASGIIGTFLGPRSPGTAYVLLHHYMGEIDAVFRSWGWPRGGMGSVSGALARAAENHGAEIRTNAAVARVLVKNERASGVALENGEEIQGRVVTSAVDPKRTFLKLVEPSALDPDFVRRVGQIRMRGSSGKVNLALDALPNFTALPGDGPHLRGAVSISPSIDYLERAYDDAKYGGFSRRPYMDIVIPSTIDPTIAPPGKHVMSIFVQYAPYHLKEGTWPDRREEFGDTVIDTLSEYALNIKNIILHRQVLTPWDLEQEFGLTEGNIFHGELSLDQLFFMRPVRGWAQYRTPIKNLYLCGAGTHPGGGVMGASGRLAALEILKDWKKLK, from the coding sequence ATGTCCAAGAGTTACGACGTCATCATCATCGGCGCGGGGCACAACGGCCTCACGCATGCGGCTTATCTTGCGAAAGCGGGCAAGACCGTCTTGGTGCTCGAACGCCGGCACGTGATCGGCGGCGCCGCCGTTACCGAAGAGATTCACCCCGGTTTCAAGTACTCGGTCTGCTCTTACGTCGTAAGCCTTTTGCGCCCTGAGGTGATCCGGGAATTGGATCTGGCGAAATTCGGCCTGGAAGTCATCCCGCTCGACTCGACCTTCACGCCGCTCCCGGACGGCAATTATCTGGCTCGCTGGGGCGATCACGACAAGACCCGCCGCGAAATCATGCGCCACTCGTCCACCGACCCGGAGGCTTACGATCAATTCGGCAAGCTCATGCACCGGATGGCGATGGCCGTAAAGCCTCTGCTCTCCATGGTGCCGCCCGATCCTAATTCCTTGAATCCCCGTGAGCTACTGAAGCTTCTCGGGATGTACCGCCACTTTCGCAAGCTCGGCGCGGATTTGCCCTACGAGCTTACGAAGCTCATGTCGATGAGCTCGGCCGACTATCTCGACGAATGGTTCGAGACCGAGGCGCTGAAGGCCACCATGTCGGCGAGCGGGATCATCGGCACCTTCCTCGGCCCGCGCTCTCCCGGCACCGCCTACGTGCTGCTGCATCATTATATGGGCGAGATCGACGCCGTTTTTCGCTCGTGGGGATGGCCGCGCGGCGGCATGGGCAGCGTGAGCGGCGCACTGGCACGAGCCGCGGAAAATCACGGCGCGGAGATTCGCACGAATGCTGCGGTCGCCCGCGTCCTCGTCAAGAATGAACGGGCGTCGGGAGTCGCGCTGGAGAACGGCGAGGAGATTCAGGGCCGCGTCGTCACGTCTGCGGTAGATCCCAAGCGAACGTTTTTGAAGTTGGTGGAGCCATCCGCGCTCGATCCGGATTTTGTCCGGCGCGTCGGGCAAATCAGAATGCGCGGCTCCTCCGGCAAGGTGAATCTCGCATTAGATGCGCTGCCGAATTTTACCGCGCTTCCGGGAGACGGCCCGCACCTTCGCGGCGCCGTCTCGATCAGCCCGTCGATCGATTATCTGGAGCGAGCCTACGACGACGCCAAGTACGGCGGCTTCTCCCGGCGTCCCTACATGGACATCGTCATCCCTTCGACGATCGATCCGACGATAGCGCCGCCGGGAAAACACGTCATGTCGATCTTTGTGCAGTACGCGCCGTATCATCTAAAAGAAGGGACTTGGCCGGACCGGCGGGAAGAATTCGGCGATACCGTCATCGACACGCTGAGCGAGTACGCGCTCAATATAAAAAATATCATTCTCCACCGCCAGGTGTTGACGCCGTGGGATTTGGAGCAGGAATTCGGCTTGACTGAAGGAAACATCTTTCACGGCGAGCTCTCCCTCGATCAGCTCTTCTTCATGCGCCCGGTCCGCGGCTGGGCGCAGTACCGCACGCCGATAAAAAATCTCTACCTCTGCGGCGCCGGCACGCATCCCGGCGGCGGCGTCATGGGCGCTTCGGGAAGATTGGCGGCTCTGGAGATCCTCAAGGATTGGAAAAAACTGAAGTAG